In Laspinema palackyanum D2c, one genomic interval encodes:
- a CDS encoding GatB/YqeY domain-containing protein codes for MSLKERIDQDIKTAMKSKDKIRLETVRSIKKLILEKEVSLRPSGQDTLTEEQELEILSRLAKQRKESIEQYQQGGREELAAQEAQELAILEEYLPKPLSDEEVSTVIAQIVAEVGATSLKDMSKVMGPVMEQLKGKAEGKKVQEMVKAKLSGQS; via the coding sequence ATGAGCTTAAAGGAACGAATTGACCAAGACATCAAGACAGCGATGAAATCCAAGGATAAAATTCGTCTGGAAACGGTCCGCAGTATCAAAAAATTGATTCTGGAAAAGGAAGTAAGCCTCAGACCTTCGGGCCAGGATACTTTAACGGAAGAACAAGAACTAGAGATCCTCTCCAGACTCGCCAAGCAGCGCAAAGAGTCCATTGAACAATATCAGCAAGGCGGTCGCGAGGAACTCGCCGCCCAAGAGGCCCAAGAATTGGCAATTCTGGAAGAATACCTGCCCAAACCCCTGTCTGATGAAGAAGTGAGTACAGTGATTGCTCAAATTGTGGCAGAAGTGGGTGCTACCTCTCTCAAAGATATGAGCAAAGTGATGGGTCCGGTGATGGAGCAACTCAAAGGCAAGGCTGAAGGCAAAAAAGTTCAAGAAATGGTAAAAGCTAAGCTTTCCGGCCAATCCTAA